A single region of the Pseudalkalibacillus berkeleyi genome encodes:
- a CDS encoding FG-GAP-like repeat-containing protein — MKKTIIAFTIVILLIDVYFLMVTNSRPQVINVLIVYEEDSTNHLDTYQHYKQTLVANTKVETMPINVLDSVDLNNYEMIYLDKSIIDTPSFKNAKQPLQNFVSKGGHLFLENQFYNAFPKSFIGAKAFEPIHELPNHISYPSVNRNLTGVQNVIKQIDSELKSKSKSNGDNPLELGYGIRPSTAETIAESNGVSLFTINNHGDGTVFFASELLPNDQFITSFDFSKQNPQQEEFNYTFLTGNYLFRNEYLSFVAKDMYGYSVSKVIGTHGRPGFAMQYIVEDKNDFKENRLTTFMKQLQTEKLVPTLSLSSHVYEPNTWKEAISYYKNVQNPNEPVFENEKRLFSSGTPVKLNNKNLTIKSSPEQSGFTTTGKDLPERAYIDTYDLTNDGQPDLVAGSLDGKLYYYEGTDSNNEWNVKEKGLLKFRNNKEIDLGGYAAPIFYDYNKDGLQDIVSGNQAGEIFILIQSEDGNYENPRVLFGENKSHTFTTPEIADINEDGVDDLIYGTASGDLFYRLGTEQNGGYVEFSDEEKKVVSTSGIIKVDGLASPKIVDYNNDNQLDLLIGMKSGFIKRYEMAKSKQWVDKGYLEGTYENPFNNKRLWSGRNSVPTMADINGDNNLDLLVGHLTYGDPINISDEHFPYRTQLERFIQSYRKYASNIKPHIFMQQESGEVDYKEELKTQREIYKEYGIDWRPTGLMFHKAPINEEEDSQSHNLPPIEGVWNTVVHADDKNENNQLTIPFIQMDNKILNSKVYHEPNVGVDTPFKTYLQFDLPFTEQIRSLDDKIWLTRLSNFKKQMDYNSMSEQQLYKSVLATQQSTSTLNYNPIEKVFSDFQNLLRRKLHHTVYIENNENDELDPELIGPYNQSLGYKVELGEKYKGFIFNTDAPIYMNNGSTLYFSGKEKIQLKLATEYRDQPHIMRSNIPLEVDEYNENITLKLLDSGMQQIKVYAPSGITLTDEEWEVEKRGHSYILTRYGDVTTLNFSYK; from the coding sequence ATGAAAAAAACTATAATCGCTTTTACGATTGTCATATTACTAATAGATGTTTATTTCTTGATGGTTACAAACTCCCGACCTCAAGTCATCAATGTACTCATTGTATATGAAGAGGATTCAACTAATCACTTAGATACATATCAGCATTACAAGCAGACACTTGTAGCCAATACAAAGGTTGAAACGATGCCAATCAACGTTTTAGATTCAGTGGATTTAAACAATTACGAAATGATTTATTTAGACAAATCCATTATTGATACACCATCTTTCAAAAACGCGAAACAACCACTTCAAAATTTTGTATCAAAAGGTGGGCACTTGTTTCTTGAGAACCAATTCTATAACGCATTTCCAAAGTCATTTATTGGCGCAAAAGCGTTTGAACCTATTCATGAGTTACCTAACCACATCTCCTATCCATCTGTAAACAGAAATCTTACAGGGGTTCAAAATGTTATTAAACAAATCGATTCAGAACTAAAAAGTAAATCAAAAAGTAATGGAGACAATCCTTTGGAGCTTGGGTATGGCATACGTCCTTCAACAGCTGAAACAATAGCAGAATCAAATGGTGTGTCCTTATTTACAATAAATAATCATGGGGATGGGACTGTATTTTTTGCTAGCGAATTATTACCTAACGATCAATTCATCACATCTTTTGATTTCAGCAAACAGAATCCTCAACAAGAGGAATTCAACTATACATTTCTTACCGGAAATTATTTATTTCGCAATGAATATCTATCCTTTGTTGCAAAAGATATGTACGGGTATTCTGTATCAAAGGTCATTGGCACACATGGAAGACCAGGCTTTGCTATGCAATATATAGTAGAGGATAAAAATGATTTTAAAGAAAACCGCCTCACCACCTTTATGAAACAATTACAAACTGAGAAATTGGTGCCTACGCTCTCACTTTCTAGTCATGTCTATGAACCTAATACATGGAAAGAAGCCATTTCTTATTACAAAAATGTCCAAAACCCTAATGAGCCTGTCTTTGAGAACGAAAAGAGACTCTTCTCTTCAGGCACGCCCGTCAAACTAAACAATAAGAATTTAACGATAAAAAGTTCACCTGAACAAAGTGGTTTTACAACAACAGGTAAAGACCTACCTGAGAGAGCGTATATAGATACTTACGACTTAACAAACGATGGGCAACCAGATTTAGTGGCTGGTAGTTTAGATGGAAAACTGTATTATTATGAAGGAACTGACTCAAATAATGAGTGGAACGTAAAAGAAAAAGGATTATTAAAATTCAGGAACAATAAAGAAATCGACCTCGGCGGATATGCAGCACCCATTTTTTACGATTATAATAAGGACGGTTTACAAGATATCGTATCAGGCAATCAAGCTGGAGAAATTTTTATACTCATCCAGTCTGAAGATGGAAATTATGAAAATCCACGAGTTTTATTTGGTGAAAATAAATCCCATACCTTCACTACACCTGAAATTGCTGACATCAATGAAGACGGAGTGGATGACCTTATTTACGGAACAGCATCCGGAGATCTGTTCTACCGTTTGGGGACTGAACAGAACGGAGGGTACGTCGAATTTTCTGATGAGGAAAAAAAGGTAGTTAGTACCTCAGGCATAATAAAAGTAGATGGGTTAGCATCCCCTAAGATCGTTGATTACAACAATGATAATCAACTCGATCTTTTAATCGGAATGAAATCTGGTTTTATCAAAAGGTATGAAATGGCTAAGTCCAAACAATGGGTGGATAAAGGTTATCTAGAAGGAACCTACGAGAATCCATTTAATAATAAGCGTTTGTGGAGTGGTAGAAATTCTGTACCTACAATGGCGGATATAAATGGAGATAACAATCTGGATCTCCTAGTAGGTCACCTAACATACGGTGATCCAATTAACATAAGCGATGAACATTTTCCTTACCGGACACAACTGGAAAGATTCATTCAATCTTATAGGAAATACGCATCCAACATTAAGCCTCACATCTTTATGCAACAGGAATCAGGTGAGGTTGATTACAAGGAAGAGCTGAAAACTCAACGTGAAATATACAAAGAATATGGTATCGATTGGAGACCAACAGGGTTAATGTTTCACAAAGCGCCGATTAATGAGGAGGAAGATAGTCAATCACATAACCTTCCGCCCATTGAAGGTGTATGGAACACAGTTGTACATGCTGATGATAAGAATGAAAATAATCAGTTAACCATCCCCTTTATACAAATGGATAATAAAATATTGAATTCAAAAGTGTATCATGAACCAAATGTGGGTGTAGACACACCTTTTAAGACTTATTTGCAATTCGATCTGCCATTCACAGAACAAATCAGATCTTTAGATGACAAAATATGGCTTACACGTTTATCGAATTTCAAAAAGCAAATGGACTATAACAGTATGTCGGAACAACAGCTTTATAAGTCTGTGTTAGCCACCCAACAATCTACTAGTACGTTAAATTACAATCCGATAGAGAAAGTATTCTCAGATTTCCAAAACCTCCTACGTAGAAAATTGCACCATACTGTTTATATCGAGAATAATGAGAATGACGAATTAGACCCTGAATTAATTGGACCCTATAATCAATCATTAGGATATAAAGTTGAACTTGGCGAGAAGTATAAAGGCTTTATTTTCAATACAGATGCACCCATTTATATGAACAATGGTTCAACTCTCTATTTTTCTGGTAAAGAAAAGATTCAATTAAAGCTAGCTACAGAATACAGGGATCAACCTCATATCATGCGAAGTAATATACCACTTGAGGTTGATGAATATAATGAAAATATTACACTCAAACTGTTAGATTCCGGTATGCAGCAAATCAAAGTATATGCTCCAAGTGGAATTACCTTGACAGATGAAGAATGGGAGGTTGAAAAGCGCGGCCATTCATACATTCTTACTCGATATGGAGACGTGACTACATTGAACTTCTCATATAAGTAA
- a CDS encoding S-layer homology domain-containing protein, whose amino-acid sequence MKKFIASLSAVLLSASILSPLSAEASLDNYYADDLDEHWAADTMYQLIDADIIKGYMNAGVMTAKPNQNITRAEVTTLLVRSLDLKKSGSGKTFLDVKSDKWYYDAIQIASSLGIVNGKTKTTFEPNKHITREELATMIVRAFEQVSTIDFTNGQPINFTDKNTFSTWAVPYINKASAVELIQGYNGKFSPKNTATRAETSTMLLNALHSESTDLPSADALFSAIERNESEMLNLYKKNEFQSAFSIIDKNTIGFYNALLTFSNDYYIDAKDFGVTFDFAKVGEAKFELLDRNTRLAVVELSGLSYYVTETYEGESETKNNDTTSGTYFLRKIDGDWKIYAQY is encoded by the coding sequence ATGAAAAAATTTATTGCAAGTCTTTCAGCTGTACTCTTAAGTGCAAGTATCCTGTCACCTCTTTCTGCAGAAGCATCATTAGATAATTATTATGCAGATGATTTGGATGAGCACTGGGCAGCAGACACAATGTATCAATTAATTGATGCAGATATTATCAAAGGGTATATGAACGCTGGAGTTATGACAGCCAAGCCGAATCAAAATATTACAAGAGCCGAAGTGACAACCCTTCTCGTCCGTTCTCTTGATTTAAAGAAATCGGGATCTGGTAAGACTTTCTTAGATGTTAAGTCCGACAAGTGGTACTATGATGCAATACAAATCGCAAGCTCTTTAGGGATCGTCAACGGAAAGACAAAGACAACATTCGAGCCAAACAAACATATTACACGTGAAGAATTAGCAACTATGATTGTACGTGCTTTTGAGCAAGTTTCAACAATTGATTTCACAAATGGACAACCTATTAACTTTACTGATAAGAACACCTTTTCTACTTGGGCAGTTCCCTATATTAATAAAGCAAGCGCAGTTGAATTGATTCAAGGTTATAACGGGAAATTCTCACCAAAGAATACTGCTACACGAGCAGAAACGTCAACTATGTTATTAAATGCCTTACATTCAGAAAGTACAGACCTACCAAGTGCAGATGCACTCTTCTCTGCAATTGAGCGTAACGAAAGTGAAATGTTAAATCTTTATAAAAAGAACGAATTTCAGTCTGCGTTTAGTATTATCGATAAGAATACAATCGGATTTTATAATGCACTTCTAACGTTTAGCAATGATTACTATATTGACGCGAAAGATTTTGGAGTCACGTTTGATTTTGCAAAAGTAGGAGAAGCAAAATTCGAGTTGCTAGATCGTAATACACGATTGGCTGTAGTTGAGCTTAGTGGCTTAAGTTATTATGTTACAGAAACATACGAAGGTGAATCTGAAACAAAAAACAATGACACCACTAGCGGAACCTACTTCCTTCGCAAAATAGATGGTGATTGGAAAATCTACGCACAATACTAA